In a genomic window of Melopsittacus undulatus isolate bMelUnd1 chromosome 1, bMelUnd1.mat.Z, whole genome shotgun sequence:
- the CRTAP gene encoding cartilage-associated protein produces MWLWFVLSALLAAADGQYERYSFRSFPRDELMPLESAYRYGLDQYSTENWPESVNYLEVSMRLYRLLRDSEAFCHRNCSHAAGQPPAAAAASGGALAELRLLSGVLRRAQCLRRCKQGLPAFRQAQPGRDLLEDFQRREPYKYLQFAYFKANNLPKAIAAAHTFLLKHPDDEMMQRNMAYYKSIPDAEEHIKDLETKPYENLFIRAVRAYNGDNWRTSISDMELALPDFFKAYDDCTAACEGSREIKDFKDFYLSIADHYIEVLACKVQCESNLTPIVGGFVVEKFVATMYHYLQFAYYKSNDMKNAAACAASYLLFDQKDEVMKQNMVYYQYHKDKWGLKEEDFQPRSEAVRYHNITTLQLEMYDFAKEHLMDDDEGEVVEFLDELLEVEEKKES; encoded by the exons ATGTGGCTGTGGTTCGTGTTGTCGGCGCTGCTGGCGGCGGCGGACGGGCAGTACGAGCGCTACAGCTTTCGGAGCTTCCCTCGGGACGAGCTGATGCCGCTGGAGTCTGCCTACCGCTACGGCCTGGACCAGTACAGCACTGAGAACTGGCCCGAGAGCGTCAACTACCTGGAGGTCAGCATGAGGCTCTACCGCCTGCTGCGGGACAGCGAGGCCTTCTGCCACCGCAACTGCAGCCACGCCGCCGGGCAGCCccccgctgctgctgccgcctcCGGGGGAGCTCTGGCCGAGCTGCGCCTCCTGTCCGGGGTGCTGCGGCGGGCGCAGTGCCTGAGGCGCTGCAAACAGGGGCTGCCTGCGTTCCGTCAGGCCCAGCCCGGCCGCGACCTCCTCGAGGACTTCCAGCGCCGGGAGCCCTACAAGTACCTGCAGTTCGCTTACTTCAAG GCTAATAATCTTCCAAAAGCAATTGCAGCAGCTCACACATTTCTTCTGAAGCATCCAGATGATGAAATGATGCAAAGAAATATGGCCTACTATAAGAGCATACCTGATGCTGAGGAGCATATTAAAGACTTGGAGACAAAACCTTATGAG AATCTTTTTATCAGGGCTGTGAGAGCATACAATGGTGACAACTGGAGAACATCTATCTCAGACATGGAACTGGCTCTTCCTGATTTCTTCAAAGCCTATGATGACTGTACAGCAGCCTGCGAAGGTTCCCGGGAGATCAAGGATTTTAAAGACTTCTATCTTTCCATTGCAG atCATTATATTGAAGTCCTTGCATGCAAAGTGCAGTGCGAGAGTAATCTGACGCCCATTGTTGGAGGCTTTGTTGTTGAGAAATTTGTAGCCACCATGTACCATTACTTACAGTTTGCTTATTATAAAT CAAATGACATGAAGAAtgcagctgcttgtgctgctaGTTACCTTCTGTTTGACCAGAAAGATGAAGTAATGAAACAGAACATGGTCTACTATCAGTACCACAAAGACAAATGGGGACTTAAAGAGGAGGATTTTCAGCCCAGATCG GAGGCTGTTCGATACCACAACATAACCACACTCCAGTTGGAAATGTATGACTTTGCAAAGGAACAtctgatggatgatgatgag